A window from Patescibacteria group bacterium encodes these proteins:
- the prfB gene encoding peptide chain release factor 2, which yields MDKTHGEIESLEWESQQPDFWKDNETAQRVSRRLAELKEYYEAWKSLRTDSSELLEFAKLAAEEGDEASEAEILKQFDAIKERLAKLEFATLMDDKYDDRDAIVAVHAGAGGTEAQDWAEMLMRMFFRYAELKKWRVKTLDEHRGAEAGIKSATFSVEGRFAYGHLKSEAGVHRLVRLSPFNADHLRQTSFALVEVLPDLGDIEEVKIKPEDLRIDTFLAGGHGGQGVQTTYSAVRVTHLPTGIVVSCQNERSQTQNKETAMRILRAKLHAIYLQERNSEKKKLRGEFTSAEWGNQARSYVLHPYKLVKDHRTKYETQDAERILNGDLDEFVESYLRYRKQGGGDTSSADGTSAAEEAESDDI from the coding sequence CTGGATAAGACCCACGGCGAAATCGAATCACTGGAATGGGAATCGCAGCAGCCTGATTTCTGGAAAGACAACGAAACGGCCCAGCGCGTCTCGCGCCGACTGGCCGAGTTGAAGGAATATTACGAAGCCTGGAAATCTCTCCGGACGGATTCGTCCGAACTTTTGGAGTTCGCCAAATTGGCCGCTGAAGAAGGGGACGAGGCTTCCGAAGCGGAGATCCTGAAGCAGTTCGACGCCATCAAGGAGCGCCTGGCGAAACTGGAATTCGCGACGCTCATGGATGATAAATACGACGACCGCGACGCCATCGTGGCGGTCCACGCGGGAGCCGGCGGCACTGAAGCCCAGGATTGGGCGGAGATGCTGATGCGGATGTTTTTCCGCTATGCTGAGCTTAAAAAATGGCGCGTCAAAACGTTGGATGAGCATCGTGGCGCTGAAGCCGGAATCAAGAGTGCGACCTTCTCCGTGGAGGGGCGCTTTGCTTATGGTCATCTGAAATCCGAGGCCGGGGTGCATCGCCTCGTGCGGCTTTCGCCGTTCAACGCCGACCATCTCCGCCAAACGTCCTTCGCCCTGGTCGAGGTCCTGCCCGATCTTGGCGACATCGAAGAGGTGAAGATCAAGCCCGAGGATCTGCGCATCGACACGTTCCTCGCCGGCGGCCACGGCGGCCAGGGCGTGCAGACGACCTATTCGGCCGTGCGCGTCACGCATCTGCCGACGGGCATCGTCGTCTCTTGCCAGAACGAACGCTCGCAGACCCAGAACAAGGAAACCGCCATGCGCATCTTGCGCGCCAAGCTGCACGCCATCTATCTGCAGGAGCGTAATTCCGAGAAGAAAAAATTGCGCGGCGAGTTCACGAGCGCGGAGTGGGGGAATCAGGCGCGGTCTTACGTCTTGCATCCGTACAAGCTGGTCAAAGATCATCGCACCAAATATGAGACCCAGGACGCGGAACGCATCCTGAATGGCGACCTCGACGAGTTCGTTGAGTCTTATCTGCGGTATCGCAAACAGGGCGGCGGCGACACGTCGTCCGCGGATGGCACGTCAGCGGCTGAAGAGGCCGAGTCGGACGATATTTAA
- a CDS encoding NAD-dependent epimerase/dehydratase family protein encodes METFIVTGGAGFIGSHVVDLLVEHGHRVHVIDDLSTGKRANLNPAANLHKIDIRSSKLPALFRRLKPAVVIHLAAQISVRRSSEDPAADADINIIGGLNVLKATHAANARHFVFASSGAAYGSAKTLPTPEDAPLAPSSPYGIAKAAFERYLLADHELSGMSDSILRFANVYGPRQNSKGEAGVVAIFLKYLCDGVSPTINGNGGQSRDFVYVGDIARMVVLAAERRLHGIFNVSTGVETSINDIFRILRQISGSEVEAKHAAAKPNEDRRSVLDPRRAAKVGWRPQVSIEEGLSLAYASVAKTRSPRPSAEHTRRPAFMR; translated from the coding sequence ATGGAAACATTTATTGTAACTGGAGGCGCTGGTTTCATCGGCTCGCATGTCGTTGATCTCCTGGTCGAACATGGCCATCGCGTCCACGTCATCGACGATCTGTCGACCGGCAAGCGCGCGAATCTCAATCCGGCGGCGAACCTGCACAAGATCGATATCCGGTCATCGAAGTTGCCGGCCTTGTTTCGCCGGCTCAAGCCCGCGGTCGTCATTCATCTAGCAGCCCAGATCAGCGTCCGTCGTTCGAGCGAGGATCCGGCGGCTGATGCCGACATCAACATCATTGGCGGACTGAACGTACTCAAAGCCACTCACGCCGCCAACGCGCGGCATTTCGTGTTCGCGTCTTCCGGCGCGGCTTACGGCAGCGCCAAGACGCTGCCGACGCCCGAGGATGCGCCGCTCGCACCGTCGTCTCCTTACGGCATCGCCAAGGCCGCTTTCGAACGCTACCTTTTGGCCGACCACGAACTCTCCGGCATGAGCGATTCGATCCTGCGGTTCGCCAACGTCTACGGTCCGCGCCAGAATTCCAAGGGCGAGGCCGGAGTCGTGGCCATCTTTTTGAAATATTTGTGCGATGGCGTGTCACCGACCATCAATGGCAACGGCGGCCAGTCCCGGGATTTCGTCTATGTGGGCGATATCGCTCGTATGGTCGTGCTCGCGGCCGAACGGCGGCTGCACGGCATCTTCAACGTCAGCACTGGCGTCGAAACCTCGATCAATGATATTTTCCGCATTTTAAGGCAAATTTCCGGCTCCGAAGTCGAGGCTAAACACGCGGCGGCCAAGCCTAACGAGGATCGCCGGAGCGTGCTCGATCCGCGCCGTGCGGCCAAGGTTGGTTGGCGGCCGCAGGTTTCAATCGAGGAAGGGCTCAGCTTGGCGTATGCGTCAGTGGCCAAGACCCGCTCGCCGCGGCCGTCGGCGGAACATACCCGGCGCCCGGCTTTCATGAGATGA
- the groL gene encoding chaperonin GroEL (60 kDa chaperone family; promotes refolding of misfolded polypeptides especially under stressful conditions; forms two stacked rings of heptamers to form a barrel-shaped 14mer; ends can be capped by GroES; misfolded proteins enter the barrel where they are refolded when GroES binds) codes for MAKQILFAEDARQRIKKGVDILAKAVKTTLGPGGKNVVLDRGFGSPTVTKDGVTVAKEIELADKFENIGAELVKEVASKTNDVAGDGTTTATVLAEAIFNEGLRNVVAGANPLKIKRGIDKAVGLVVEELKKISKPISGDDIERVASISANDPEIGKLIASAMKEVGENGVITVEESQSFGIDKEVVDGMRFDKGYVSAYMITNADRMEAEYNDAHILITDKKISSIHDILPVLEKVAQTGKKEIVIIAEDIDGEALATLVVNKLRGSFSALAIKAPGFGDRRKEMLKDIAALTGAKVVSEEVGLKLEDTKLEDLGRARKVVATKETTTIVDGAGDQKIVADRIAQIKNELEAADSEFDKEKLQERLAKLAGGVAVIKVGAATETEMKEIKQRIEDAVQATKAAIEEGIVPGGGVALLRASRVLVHREKDEARESEIGKNIIYLALQEPVRLIAENSGVNGEVVLDKVKNSQEVSFGYDAATGEYGDLVKAGIVDPTKVVRSALQNAASIASLLLTTECVVTDIPEKKEEGSHGAPGMGGMGGLGGGMY; via the coding sequence ACTGTTCGCCGAGGACGCCCGCCAGCGCATCAAGAAAGGCGTCGACATCCTGGCCAAGGCCGTGAAGACGACGTTGGGCCCGGGCGGCAAGAACGTGGTGCTCGATCGGGGCTTCGGTTCGCCGACCGTCACCAAGGACGGCGTGACCGTCGCCAAGGAGATCGAGCTCGCCGATAAATTCGAGAACATCGGCGCGGAGCTCGTCAAAGAAGTCGCTTCGAAGACCAATGACGTCGCCGGCGACGGTACGACGACCGCCACCGTGCTCGCCGAGGCCATCTTCAACGAGGGTCTCAGGAATGTGGTCGCGGGCGCGAACCCCCTGAAGATCAAGCGCGGCATCGACAAAGCCGTCGGCCTGGTCGTCGAGGAGCTGAAGAAGATCTCCAAACCAATTTCCGGCGACGACATCGAGCGCGTCGCGTCCATTTCCGCGAATGATCCCGAGATCGGCAAGCTGATCGCCAGCGCCATGAAAGAGGTCGGCGAGAACGGCGTCATCACCGTCGAGGAATCGCAATCGTTCGGCATCGACAAGGAGGTTGTGGACGGCATGCGCTTCGACAAGGGCTACGTTTCCGCCTACATGATCACTAACGCTGACCGCATGGAGGCCGAGTACAACGATGCGCACATCCTCATCACCGACAAGAAGATCTCCTCGATCCACGACATCCTGCCGGTGCTCGAGAAGGTCGCACAGACCGGCAAGAAAGAGATCGTCATCATCGCCGAGGACATCGACGGCGAGGCTTTGGCCACGCTTGTCGTGAACAAGCTGCGCGGTTCTTTCAGCGCGCTCGCGATCAAGGCTCCGGGTTTCGGCGATCGCCGCAAGGAGATGCTCAAGGATATCGCGGCGCTCACGGGCGCCAAGGTCGTGAGCGAAGAGGTCGGCCTCAAACTCGAGGATACCAAGCTTGAGGATCTCGGCCGCGCCCGCAAGGTCGTCGCCACCAAGGAGACCACGACCATCGTGGACGGCGCCGGCGACCAGAAGATCGTCGCGGACCGCATCGCCCAGATCAAGAACGAACTCGAGGCCGCTGATTCCGAATTCGACAAGGAAAAACTCCAGGAGCGACTGGCCAAACTCGCCGGCGGCGTCGCTGTCATCAAGGTCGGCGCGGCCACCGAGACCGAGATGAAAGAGATCAAGCAGCGCATCGAGGACGCGGTCCAGGCCACCAAGGCCGCGATCGAGGAAGGCATCGTGCCGGGCGGCGGCGTGGCCTTGCTGCGCGCGTCCCGGGTCCTGGTCCATCGGGAAAAGGACGAAGCCAGGGAATCCGAGATCGGCAAGAATATCATTTATCTGGCGCTGCAGGAGCCGGTCCGCCTCATTGCCGAGAACTCCGGCGTGAACGGCGAGGTCGTGCTCGACAAGGTCAAGAATTCCCAGGAGGTCAGTTTCGGCTACGATGCCGCGACCGGCGAGTACGGCGACCTGGTCAAGGCCGGCATCGTCGACCCGACCAAGGTAGTGCGGAGCGCGCTGCAGAATGCCGCTTCCATCGCCTCGCTGCTGCTCACGACCGAGTGCGTCGTGACCGACATCCCGGAGAAGAAAGAAGAAGGCAGCCATGGCGCGCCCGGCATGGGTGGAATGGGCGGCCTCGGCGGCGGGATGTACTAG
- a CDS encoding MFS transporter: MATGHLRHYVEHFLAPHPAREVRELFWSTAILDFAMSLVMVFEPIYLYSQKFSIEQILLFYAAVYVLYFFLLPIGGRICRRHGYEHTILLSSPFLILYYLSFFAISYNQLFIAAAVVALAIQKILYWPSYHSNFATWSQQAETGREISNMWSLSAFAAATAPVVGGVIVAFLGFKALFIVVSVLILLSNAPLLRTPEFFIPKPFSYGGALKRLVKKDNRRALLAFIGYGEEFLALVLWPIFVSFVIPNMLSLGAIMSLAMMVNVVVILYIGSLVDDGGKMQVLRSGAFFTAGSWLVRIFVGGGLGVFLIDSFYRVAKNMIGIPLVALLYEKARCDGATEQVIFFEMALSVGKILAALAAVALFRIFPDAWTPIFILAAGFTLLFAVMIDKRGETPDETIVAPVA; the protein is encoded by the coding sequence ATGGCCACGGGACACCTCCGGCATTACGTCGAACATTTCCTCGCCCCGCATCCGGCTCGCGAGGTCCGGGAGCTTTTCTGGTCCACGGCGATCCTGGATTTCGCCATGTCGCTCGTCATGGTGTTCGAGCCGATCTATCTTTATTCGCAGAAATTTTCAATCGAACAGATCCTCCTCTTTTACGCCGCGGTCTACGTGCTCTATTTTTTCCTGCTGCCGATCGGCGGCCGCATCTGCCGCCGGCACGGCTACGAGCACACGATCCTGCTCAGCTCGCCGTTCCTGATCCTGTACTATCTCTCGTTCTTCGCCATCTCTTACAATCAGCTGTTCATTGCCGCGGCCGTCGTGGCGCTCGCGATCCAGAAGATCCTGTATTGGCCGAGCTACCATTCCAACTTCGCGACCTGGAGCCAGCAGGCTGAGACCGGACGGGAGATCTCGAACATGTGGTCGCTGTCGGCGTTCGCGGCCGCGACCGCGCCGGTCGTCGGCGGCGTCATTGTCGCTTTCCTGGGTTTCAAAGCTCTCTTCATCGTCGTCTCGGTGCTGATCCTGCTCTCGAACGCGCCGCTGCTCCGGACCCCGGAATTCTTCATACCTAAGCCATTTTCTTATGGTGGGGCGCTGAAGCGGCTGGTCAAAAAAGACAACCGCCGCGCGCTCCTGGCCTTCATCGGCTACGGCGAGGAATTCCTGGCCCTGGTGCTCTGGCCGATCTTCGTGTCGTTCGTCATTCCGAACATGCTGTCCCTGGGCGCGATCATGTCGCTCGCCATGATGGTCAACGTCGTCGTCATCCTGTACATCGGCAGCCTCGTGGATGATGGCGGAAAAATGCAAGTGTTGCGCAGCGGCGCGTTCTTCACGGCCGGCTCCTGGCTCGTGCGCATCTTCGTCGGCGGCGGCCTCGGCGTCTTCCTGATCGATTCGTTCTATCGCGTCGCCAAGAACATGATCGGCATCCCGCTCGTGGCGCTGCTCTATGAGAAAGCGCGCTGCGACGGCGCCACCGAGCAGGTCATCTTCTTCGAGATGGCGCTGTCGGTCGGCAAGATCCTTGCAGCGCTCGCCGCCGTCGCGCTGTTCCGGATCTTCCCCGATGCCTGGACGCCCATCTTCATCCTGGCGGCCGGCTTCACGCTGCTGTTCGCCGTCATGATCGACAAGCGCGGCGAAACGCCGGACGAGACCATTGTGGCGCCGGTAGCATGA
- a CDS encoding L-threonylcarbamoyladenylate synthase gives MNGMRTLRIQRDRVSRTALSEAVRVLRSGRVVVFPTETAYGLAADPFSREAVAAIYAIKGRTNDKKLPLIAADLRQAAAVVRLIGPARRLALRHWPGALTIVAPVRSGRRPVGAGARGATVAVRVPALAWARALAREFGAPLTSTSANLSGQPACYSPREVRKQLVARRRQPELFLNAGALPRRPPSTIVKIVKGQVVILRPGSIKLAESH, from the coding sequence ATGAACGGCATGAGAACGCTGCGCATCCAACGCGATCGCGTTTCGCGAACGGCCTTGAGCGAGGCGGTCCGCGTTTTGCGTTCCGGCCGTGTCGTCGTCTTTCCGACCGAGACTGCCTACGGTCTGGCCGCCGATCCGTTCAGCCGCGAGGCCGTGGCCGCGATCTACGCCATCAAGGGGCGGACGAATGATAAGAAATTGCCACTCATCGCCGCCGATCTCCGACAGGCTGCCGCAGTCGTGCGGCTCATTGGCCCGGCGCGCCGTCTCGCGCTCCGACATTGGCCCGGCGCCCTGACCATCGTCGCGCCGGTCAGATCCGGCCGCCGTCCGGTCGGAGCCGGCGCTCGCGGCGCGACCGTCGCTGTCCGCGTGCCGGCGCTGGCCTGGGCCCGCGCGCTCGCGCGCGAATTCGGCGCGCCGCTCACTTCGACCTCGGCGAACCTTTCCGGCCAGCCGGCCTGTTACTCGCCGCGCGAGGTGCGGAAACAACTGGTCGCGCGCCGCCGACAGCCGGAGCTATTCCTGAACGCCGGGGCATTGCCCCGTCGGCCGCCTTCGACTATCGTTAAGATCGTGAAAGGCCAGGTCGTTATTTTGCGTCCAGGCAGCATAAAACTGGCTGAGAGCCATTAG